DNA from Cyanobacteriota bacterium:
CGTGCGGCTGGCCAAAGGATACGATCCGAGGGACGCCCTAAGGGTGATGCGGGAAGAAGGGGTGCTTGCGAGCGTGGCGGGAGAGGATGTGATCCGCCTTGCTCCTCCTCTTGTTGTCAATGAGGAGGAAATTACCCTTGCTGTAAAAGCTCTTAAAAATGCCCTCATGAAGCTCCAAAGGGCATAGCCAACTTTTCAT
Protein-coding regions in this window:
- a CDS encoding acetylornithine transaminase (catalyzes the formation of N-acetyl-l-glutamate 5-semialdehyde from 2-oxoglutarate and N(2)-acetyl-L-ornithine), producing the protein VRLAKGYDPRDALRVMREEGVLASVAGEDVIRLAPPLVVNEEEITLAVKALKNALMKLQRA